The following are encoded together in the Bos indicus isolate NIAB-ARS_2022 breed Sahiwal x Tharparkar chromosome 29, NIAB-ARS_B.indTharparkar_mat_pri_1.0, whole genome shotgun sequence genome:
- the CATSPER1 gene encoding cation channel sperm-associated protein 1, with the protein MSAKAQNEADTDNSDVLSHPSSSTPYHRPGHGGVHHHHQGASRHHGESHHHGLSHHRGGPHHPDEFQDFHGNVFSHHAHRSYHSPNHGESHHHGVDHGSTSLSQDPSRDTLISHQSYGEDHFDNEHHHGSRRHHGRSRQHREPNHHGGFHHHAEVPDYSGLHRQSEAYHHKDSTQSSSRSHLSEAYHHDGHHHRRPTSMMSYHQGPPHHGEHHHREHQHREHQHDTHPHDYPHRDQHHGEYRHGSSQRFGSYTPHAVTLGSLSSAYSRPAVFQPSKPDRKSSAFSLARSLSTVNSHPSETSNKVYPQDSSSKTSESCPEEDEHVQKRKVGRAPRTHKKVHSSDFLYWLWEKLSQLIWGLRRMLRKLVDSLAFETFIIFIVCLNTIMLVAQTFAEVEVRGEWYFTALDYIFLSIYMVEAVLKIIALGLAYFLDPWNNLDFFIMVVGTLDFVLIQVNSSSTRAIHNQSVFRIFRVFKTLRALRAIRVLRRLRFLTNLQEVTGTLARSLPSVTAILILMFTCLFLFSVVLRALFRYSDPKRFQNIFTTIFTLFTMLTLDDWSLIYLDSRAQGAWYIIPILMIYIIIQYFIFLNLVIAVLVDNFQMALLKGLEKEKQEKAAELHEKLLDDSVTKLMEAEPKEVLSEHTIQKQLIEKKFGAMTEKQLETLFHFLQLVAGVEHYQLKFRSQAAVIDEIVDTTFEAGEEDFRK; encoded by the exons ATGTCTGCAAAGGCTCAAAATGAAGCAGACACTGACAACTCAGATGTGTTGTCTCACCCTAGCTCATCAACCCCATACCATAGGCCAGGCCACGGTGGAGttcaccaccatcaccaaggTGCATCCCGTCACCATGGTGAGTCCCACCATCATGGCTTATCCCATCATCGTGGTGGACCTCACCACCCTGATGAATTCCAAGACTTCCATGGCAATGTCTTCTCCCACCATGCCCACCGCTCCTATCACTCCCCCAATCATGGTGAGTCCCACCATCATGGTGTAGACCATGGCTCCACATCCCTTTCCCAGGATCCTTCCCGGGACACTCTCATCTCCCACCAATCCTATGGTGAGGACCACTTTGACAATGAGCATCACCATGGTAGCAGGAGACACCATGGGAGGTCCCGccaacacagggagcccaaccACCATGGTGGGTTTCATCACCACGCTGAGGTTCCTGACTATAGTGGGCTCCATCGCCAAAGTGAGGCTTACCACCATAAGGACTCCACGCAATCTAGTAGCCGCTCCCACCTCAGTGAGGCCTATCATCATGATGGGCACCACCACAGAAGGCCTACCTCCATGATGTCCTACCACCAGGGCCCACCTCACCACGGCGAACACCACCACAGAGAGCACCAGCACAGGGAGCACCAGCACGACACACATCCTCATGATTACCCCCACCGAGATCAGCACCATGGGGAGTACCGTCATGGAAGCTCCCAACGCTTTGGCTCATACACGCCCCACGCCGTGACCTTAGGCTCCCTCAGCTCTGCCTATTCTCGTCCAGCGGTCTTCCAGCCCAGCAAGCCAGACCGAAAGAGCTCAGCCTTCAGCTTGGCTCGTTCTCTTAGTACAGTGAACTCACACCCCTCCGAGACCTCCAACAAAGTCTATCCTCAGGACTCCTCCTCCAAAACCTCGGAAAGCTGCCCTGAAGAAGACGAGCACGTTCAGAAGCGCAAAG TTGGCCGAGCCCCACGGACCCACAAGAAGGTGCACTCTTCGGACTTCTTGTATTGGTTGTGGGAAAAATTAAGCCAGCTCATTTGGGGTCTTCGGAGAATGCTCAGGAAACTGGTTGACTCCCTGGCCTTTGAAACCTTCATCATCTTCATCGTCTGCCTCAACACCATCATGCTTGTGGCTCAGACCTTCGCCGAAGTCGAGGTCCGGGGCG AGTGGTACTTCACGGCCTTGGACTACATCTTCCTCTCCATCTACATGGTGGAAGCTGTGCTCAAAATCATTGCTCTGGGCCTCGCGTATTTTTTGGACCCCTGGAACAACCTGG ATTTCTTCATCATGGTCGTGGGTACGCTGGACTTCGTGCTCATTCAGGTCAACTCGTCCTCCACACGTGCAATCCACAACCAAAGCGTCTTCCGCATCTTCAGGGTCTTTAAGACCCTGCGAGCCTTGCGGGCGATCCGAGTCCTTCGGAGGCTCAG ATTCCTGACCAACCTCCAGGAAGTGACCGGGACCCTGGCCCGGTCCTTGCCATCCGTCACCGCCATCCTCATCCTCATGTTTACCTGCCTCT TCCTGTTCTCTGTGGTACTCCGGGCACTGTTCCGCTACTCTGACCCCAAACGCTTCCAGAACATCTTCACCACCATCTTCACGCTCTTCACCATGCTCACCCTGGACGACTGGTCCCTCATCTACCTGGACAGCCGGGCCCAGG GCGCCTGGTACATCATCCCCATTCTCATGATCTATATCATCATCCAGTACTTCATCTTCCTCAA CCTGGTGATTGCTGTCCTGGTGGATAACTTCCAGATGGCACTGCTCAAAGGcctggagaaagagaagcagGAG AAGGCGGCTGAGCTCCATGAAAAGCTGCTGGATGACTCAGTGACGAAGCTCATGGAAGCAG AGCCTAAAGAGGTGCTAAGTGAACACACTATACAGAAGCAGCTCATTGAGAAAAAGTTTGGAGCCATGACTGAGAA GCAGCTGGAGACCCTGTTCCACTTCCTGCAGCTGGTGGCTGGCGTGGAGCATTACCAGCTGAAGTTCCGCTCCCAGGCCGCTGTCATCGATGAGATTGTGGACACCACATTTGAG GCTGGAGAAGAGGACTTCAGGAAGTGA